One Microbacterium marinum genomic window carries:
- a CDS encoding ABC transporter permease subunit, whose protein sequence is MSSLAPTTTSDGTIHLATVKQRRLKLPIVLVAMTALLALLFLTAPRSGTSTFRLGDPASSIALPDVGIPTGPTSWIVLLFVAALAAWAFWDAWSYRRVQLWLPVVFSVLAVFAFLVWAAAGGRVPVTGLLAGAISLSVPLVFGALGGVIGERVGVVNVAIEGQLLLGAFSAALLSSITGNPFVGLIGAMIGGVLVAFVLAAFAIKYLVEQVIVGVVLNVLVTGLTGFLYGALLVPNENELNSPIRFTRLEIPLLSEIPIIGPVLFNQTFIVYLMFVTVAVVAWGLYRTRWGLRLRAVGEHPQAADTVGINVNRLRFWNVSLAGAIAGIGGAYFTLVSVPQFGKEMTAGLGFIALAAVIFGRWDPIRAALAALLFGFATNLQNLLTVLKTPIPSEFMLMLPYVVTILAVAGFAGQIRGPAASGKPYIKG, encoded by the coding sequence CGTCCGACGGGACGATCCACCTCGCGACCGTCAAGCAGCGGCGCCTCAAGCTGCCGATCGTGCTCGTCGCGATGACGGCGCTCCTTGCGCTGCTGTTCCTCACCGCGCCGCGCTCGGGCACGAGCACCTTCCGCCTCGGCGACCCGGCATCCTCCATCGCGCTGCCCGACGTGGGCATCCCCACCGGCCCGACCTCGTGGATCGTGCTGCTGTTCGTGGCGGCACTGGCCGCCTGGGCGTTCTGGGACGCCTGGTCGTACCGCCGTGTGCAGCTGTGGCTGCCCGTCGTGTTCAGCGTGCTCGCCGTGTTCGCGTTCCTCGTGTGGGCGGCGGCCGGCGGCCGAGTGCCCGTGACCGGTCTGCTCGCCGGTGCGATCTCGCTGTCCGTGCCCCTGGTCTTCGGTGCCCTCGGTGGGGTCATCGGTGAGCGGGTCGGTGTCGTCAACGTCGCGATCGAGGGGCAGCTGCTGCTCGGCGCGTTCTCGGCGGCGCTCCTGTCGAGCATCACCGGCAACCCCTTCGTCGGCCTCATCGGCGCGATGATCGGCGGGGTGCTGGTCGCCTTCGTGCTCGCGGCATTCGCGATCAAGTACCTCGTCGAGCAGGTCATCGTCGGTGTCGTGCTGAACGTGCTCGTGACCGGCCTCACCGGATTCCTCTACGGCGCGCTCCTCGTCCCGAACGAGAACGAGCTGAACTCGCCCATCCGCTTCACGCGACTCGAGATCCCGCTCCTCAGTGAGATCCCGATCATCGGACCGGTGCTGTTCAACCAGACCTTCATCGTCTACCTCATGTTCGTCACCGTCGCCGTGGTGGCGTGGGGGCTCTATCGCACCCGGTGGGGCCTGCGCCTGCGCGCCGTCGGTGAGCACCCGCAGGCGGCGGACACGGTGGGCATCAACGTCAACCGTCTCCGCTTCTGGAACGTGTCGCTCGCCGGCGCGATCGCCGGAATCGGCGGGGCGTACTTCACCCTGGTCTCCGTCCCGCAGTTCGGCAAGGAGATGACCGCCGGCCTCGGCTTCATCGCCCTCGCGGCCGTCATCTTCGGACGCTGGGACCCCATCCGCGCGGCCCTCGCCGCGCTGCTGTTCGGGTTCGCGACGAACCTTCAGAACCTCCTCACGGTCCTGAAGACGCCGATCCCCAGCGAATTCATGCTCATGCTGCCGTATGTGGTGACGATCCTCGCGGTGGCCGGCTTCGCCGGTCAGATCCGCGGGCCCGCCGCCTCCGGCAAGCCGTACATCAAGGGATGA
- a CDS encoding cytidine deaminase, with product MTDIDWDELRAAAVDAMEKAYAPYSRYRVGAAALVSDGRIVTGCNVENASYGVGLCAECGLVGNLHMTGGGELVAFVCVNNDGETIMPCGRCRQLLNEFALPGMLLETVSGIRTIDEVLPDAFGPRDLEAAR from the coding sequence GTGACCGACATCGACTGGGACGAGCTGCGAGCCGCAGCCGTCGACGCCATGGAGAAGGCCTACGCGCCATATTCGCGATACCGCGTGGGCGCCGCCGCGCTCGTCAGCGACGGCCGCATCGTGACCGGATGCAACGTGGAGAACGCCTCCTACGGCGTGGGCCTGTGCGCCGAGTGCGGGCTGGTGGGAAACCTGCACATGACCGGCGGGGGAGAGCTCGTCGCCTTCGTGTGCGTCAACAACGACGGTGAGACGATCATGCCGTGCGGTCGCTGCCGCCAGCTCCTGAACGAGTTCGCCCTGCCGGGGATGCTGCTGGAGACCGTCTCCGGCATCCGCACGATCGACGAGGTGCTGCCCGACGCCTTCGGGCCGCGCGACCTGGAGGCTGCCCGATGA